A segment of the Sphingobacterium oryzagri genome:
AAAACTGTCCGCTACCGCTGTTACCTTCCGGATCGTAATCTTTCACTTTAGAGAAGGTCAACAGGTTAAATCCGCTCAAATAAAAGCGTAGGCCGCCCAGTTTAAGCTTGGATAATGTTTCGGCTGGCAGCGTATAGCCAATTTCCGCATTTTTCAAGCGTAAAAAAGAGGCATCGTTAAGCCAAAAGGTATTGTTGAACAGACCACCGCTTACCGCGGAAGAAGCCCGTTCTGATACTTTTGGAAAATTACCATCCGGGTTGTTTACCGCGTTAAAGCGGTTGTCGCCCCAACTGCTGTAAAAGTTTCCTACTGTTCCCGATTCCGGTAGCACATATTGACTCACCTGAGCTTGTCCCGCTAGTAAGATGGACATATCAAAATTCTTGTAGCCTGCGTTAAACGTCATCCCGTACGTAATTTGCGGGATATTACCATACTTCGTACGCACCATATCATCCGCGGTAATCTGTCCGTCACCATTAAAATCAGCATAGATTAAATCACCGATCGTCGCTCCGGGCGCCTGTACATTACCTCCAAAATCTGCTTCGTTTCGGTTTAGTCCGATTGATTCATACAACAAATACGTGTTGAGTGGTCTACCTGTTTGCCGCTGGTGTGCCAGCGTGCCACTAGCTTCGTCAATAAATACGATCTCACTTTTCGCAAAGGTCATGTTGGCCGATACACCCCAGGAAAAATCACCCGCCCGCTGGTAGCCTAGCGTAGCTTCAAATCCGGAAGAATTTACCTTGCCAATATTTTCGGAAGGAACCAGTGGTGTGATGCTGCCATCATCATAGGGATTTACGATACCCGAAGTTGCCGGGATAGAAGCATTACGTTCCGTCAAGATGGAAGATCGTTTCTGTTGGAAATAAATAGCTTCCATGGTAAAGTTTTTCAAGAAGCGCGCATTGATTCCGACATCCAGCTTGCGGGCCACTTCCCAGGTAATATCTGGATTGGCCAGTTTCGCGAGCTTCACATTGGGTTGAATCACACTATTGTCGTCTAACAAAGCCACCATGCCATTACCCACGAGCATGTAGTTGTCAAAATATTGAAAAGCATTGACGTTATCGTTCCCCAGTGTACCATACGAAGCGCGCAATTTTAAGTCGTCGATAAAGCTGACCTTACCATTAAACCACTCTTCTTGCGAAATACGCCATCCTGCCGACACCGACGGAAAATAACCCCAGCGATTGCCCGCCGCAAAAATCGATGAGCCATCCGCGCGAAGCTGACCTTCAAACAAATACTTTTCATCGTAATTATAGGCTAAGCGGCTTATCACACTTTGTCGCGTATAATTGGTGCTGTAGCCTGAGTTGAGGTAATCCGTAGCTGCTGCGCCACCTTGCGAAAGCTCAGGCAGCTCGGTCGATAAGTAATTAAAGCGTTGCGCATCAAAATACTGCAAGTGGTTACGACTTTGCTCGTAGCCCACAAACGTGTTAATATGATGACGACCAAAATGGCGATCAAAATTCAATTTAATGTTTGCCGTAATCAGCGATTCATTCGTCTGCGCTTCCGTAAGTGTTGCTTTATTATTGGTGCCTCCTACAATAACGCTATTGTAGCTGTCGTCTGCCTGGTTGTAATTATACAATAAAAACGGCTTGGAGAAGTTTTTACTGAAGTTGGATGACTTATCGATTGAAAGAAAACCATCTACAGACATCCCTTCCAGCCAAGGTAATTGATAAGCACCGCGCAAAATACCGTTAAATACCTGCTTAGGATTATCCACCGTTCCGGCCATGTCGGTCACCATAACCGCCGGATTTGCATTTTCGATACCTGTTGTCGGAAGCCCATTCGGAAAATAAGGTG
Coding sequences within it:
- a CDS encoding SusC/RagA family TonB-linked outer membrane protein; its protein translation is MNNLKIIFLFLMLTALSAVAAAQGKISGQVLNKAGEPIAGASVLLDGQSSGGTTTDQTGNFSLTADRGTLIVTFIGYKTQRIPIVQQTTFRITLEDDDQTLDDVVVVGYGTQRKTTLTGSVSEVKGADLVKSPQPNVSNSLAGRFSGVMINNRGGEPGYDGSSITVRGQATTGSNDVLIVVDGVPGQIGGLERLDPNDIESVSVLKDASAAIYGNRAANGVILVTTKKGKSGKPSITYSGNQGFSSPTRLPKLVDAATYATLMNEIAFDNSPNGGLNQTYSEEQIGFFRDGSNPLLYPNTNWLNEVLASTALQNQHNLSLAGGSEDVRYFMSLGTVYQDGLYKEGVTKYKQYNFRTNLEADVTERFKVSLSLSGRQENRKFPIASAGDVFRSIYRAKPIVAPYFPNGLPTTGIENANPAVMVTDMAGTVDNPKQVFNGILRGAYQLPWLEGMSVDGFLSIDKSSNFSKNFSKPFLLYNYNQADDSYNSVIVGGTNNKATLTEAQTNESLITANIKLNFDRHFGRHHINTFVGYEQSRNHLQYFDAQRFNYLSTELPELSQGGAAATDYLNSGYSTNYTRQSVISRLAYNYDEKYLFEGQLRADGSSIFAAGNRWGYFPSVSAGWRISQEEWFNGKVSFIDDLKLRASYGTLGNDNVNAFQYFDNYMLVGNGMVALLDDNSVIQPNVKLAKLANPDITWEVARKLDVGINARFLKNFTMEAIYFQQKRSSILTERNASIPATSGIVNPYDDGSITPLVPSENIGKVNSSGFEATLGYQRAGDFSWGVSANMTFAKSEIVFIDEASGTLAHQRQTGRPLNTYLLYESIGLNRNEADFGGNVQAPGATIGDLIYADFNGDGQITADDMVRTKYGNIPQITYGMTFNAGYKNFDMSILLAGQAQVSQYVLPESGTVGNFYSSWGDNRFNAVNNPDGNFPKVSERASSAVSGGLFNNTFWLNDASFLRLKNAEIGYTLPAETLSKLKLGGLRFYLSGFNLLTFSKVKDYDPEGNSGSGQFYPQQRIVNVGVNLKF